The genomic interval gacaccctgtatattaaccgattataatgaaagaaattcaatatctcttttttaatatccataatgctttaaaaataaatataattaatataggcacagtaattggtacccccacagtaattggctccCTTACCCTAGTTCATATAAAATTGACGAATCATAGAgactttataaatatttaccTCGATCTTATTTTTCAAAACGCGCCACGTCTTCTTCCCTAACGATTCTGGTTGCATAGTAACATACACTTTGGGTACCAAAGTGTCTTCGTTGTGCACGTAGATCGTCGTAAGTGTCAAATCGAGAGCATCATTTGGCAcctaaaagaagaaaattttaagCAGTTTCTATCAGAGCTTAGATCAGTTTCGAGGTTAGAGATTAACCTGTAAGTTTTGATTCGAGAAAACCACAGCGAAAACttgattaaaaatgtattaaaatagTATGATCCTACCTTCAATCTGAGCAGTCTGGTATCCTTTCGAATACTGTTTAACGTGTGATGGGCAAAAAGACGTTCGTGAGGTTTCAAATTGGCGGTCCAGCCTCTGTCTTGCGGAAAAACTTTTTTACCCAGAACCGGTtgtcgtatccaatctccttcGCGAAATACTTCCGGCAAAGGGTAAGGGTTTCGGACATAAACTTTCTCCATGATAGAATTGCTGACAGCTTACGCAGATTCCTTTAGAATGatagaaaattgtataaaataatattaacaaacctctaccccatatatcgaacgatAAAGGAATCAATTTAGTCGCGAATAGCTTGAACGACGTCGAAGAGTCTGCAATCGATTGATGAAAACGATACCGATGAAGTGACTATAGTCGGGTCAAAGAAGTTTACTTTGCAGAGTCCTTATTCTTCCAAGTAACGTTCACAGCAGTGGAACCTCTATTACCCGAATCTCTGATTTATTTATTGTCTATTGTCCATGTACGTTCTAATTAAATTGAGTGATGTAAGTAATTGTTCCGTTATTTGAACGTCCATGCCCTTCTGATTAATTCGGATAACCGaggttctagtgtattttgtaatttctgtcAATAATGTCGgcaaaaatattgaatacaATACTTTATTGCAGCTAGAGCACTTCAAGATTTCCtttgtatacatttttattttgagatTAATTGCTTACTGTTCTCAGTAATGAGGATAGTTACACTCGAATCGTGTTTGAAAACATTGAGAAAACCATTAGGCCGCAATACAAAATTAAATTGTCAATCCGATTTTTGAGAGTAATTTTGAGCATAGTTTTTCATTACAAATTCGCGCGGCAATCAACGTGTAGAGTATTCATTCACTGAATAGATCACCCTATGCAACGAAATGATTCAATTTCTCTTACTTTCCAAAAGTATCGTTCGAAGGTACAGCTTGTCCAGGAAAAGCGTGCTGGTGATGTCTctggaaatattaatatatttgtataaaaaATACCTACATCCAGAACACTGACACGCTTTCTACTTAATAATGGACCGAATTTCCTCCATTGTAGACTACTGATTTTTTTCGTACGAAACAAATCTCTATGCttttatttcgtaatttttctcTATGCTTTTATTTCGTAAtagacaaaatattttttgtgggATTTGCGTCTAGTGACAGGAATAGCCAAGTCGATCGCAATGATACTGTCGTGTACTCTGTGCATACACGGCTTCAAAgtttttagaaattattcttTTACAAAATCCATTCGCTTCGAGTTGAAGGTACTATcgatttatattatattctttccGAGTACACTATTTTTTGCAGAGATATCGCTGACGCGTTCTTGTAGGACGGGCTGCGTGTAACTCCTTGAGAGAAGCCCGAAGATCTTCGGGCTAACGATATCCTTTGCCTTCTCAATTTCGGCCGTTCGAATTCAAGGATGAACATCCGGTTTCGCTTCCGTTTCACGAAGATTAAGACGCGGCTGCTGTCGAATGCACTCGAAAGGTTCATCTTCCGTGAAGAAGAATTCCGTTTCGGATCTGGATCCATTCATAGCGACGAGGAACGGCTTTAATTCATGCCGTCCGAGGCAGTGTCTGCATCCCGTCATTCTCCGCGGGGTGTCCACTTATCGAACCCGTTCCCATTCCCTCGTTTCGTTCATTCTCGCCTTTACAGTCGCTCAGGCTACTTCCCAAGGGCGTCTCGTAAGACTCCCCGAAGTCGCTTACAAGCGGTTCCACGTTCAGCAGCCGTGAAAGAGCTTATTGTGAAATTTAACCGGGACTTTCCTCGAATACCGCCATTCATATACGGCCACTGCTCTGTCTTCATTTACATTTAAGCAGCCCAGCTGTTGTATCCCGCTCGATGTAGTGATTAAATTCTTCCTACACCCTGTTGAAATATTGTCCCGTAATCGCGGACACGAAACTAGGACAGTGCTGGGTGTCATTTCCAGGACGAACACGGCGAGTCACAAAATTGCTGGCGCACGCGGAGAGTTCGCGGAAATACCACAAATTAAAAGATAATAAAAGAACTTTCAATACTTTTTATTTGAGAAACATAATATTTAGACTTCGATGTAATAAAACTGTATAAAAAACGACAATATTATCGTTTATAGTTACGAACAAACGAAGTGTAACAGTCCCTTTCTCTGTATTAGATCACAAAATGAATGACACACTTGCTAaaacttaataattttattgcgaTTAATATTCTATAGCAGCAACTGTTAtgaccaaaaagaaaaaaagtcatggaataacaagtatctcatcgactaaaatcgtattggttacaaataaggattataagtactcgaacattttttctcttgttgataaatgttatcgttgagagaaattcagttcgatcgctcataacagttattgatgaagaaaatttgtaatagttattattaaatagtacaactttcgaatggtagacaatcaattagttaataaattttttattcataaaagtaATTGctacattaaaaatttaatgtgacaaacatgagtttttccaaattttcttctggcaaattacaccgcaaatcatctaacgttaattttaagagcagaaaaggttcattcaacgctaacctgagttgcgggcacagcgtgataaatgcacgctagttttgataaatacgggagtctatatttctgacTTTTCcagttgaaaaaaatttttttttagtttttgtGTTGTACTTATGGTttgttgattcgtcttgttgtacaaaaccttctcaatgaatttcacaggctcGCTTCGTCCGAAAAAGAGTacacaactcagtaattaaataagtaactgaaatgaattttctcatcaataattattatgaacaagtgaaaagaaattcgatcatcgataactgttatgagtgatcgaaatgaacttctctcattgataactgttatgagtgatcgaaataaacttctctcattggtaagtgttatgagtgatcgaaataaatttctctcatcgataactgctttgaacaatcgaaacagtttttcttcatcgacaacccaattttttggacattaataactgttatttgtaatcaaaaagtataaaaatcgatattttttaatcattttgttcttcgaatttttttctttatattttgggtaaattatcttaaatttcaataataatcaactttttattcatgatttttatcgtagaaaatttgagaataactgttatttttggtccctgtttTATAGGGTATCTTTTCTGTTTTATTACATTTGCAAGTCTTTTTTCGACTTTGATTCTATGAATTCTTTGACATAACCTTCTTCAATTTTGTACCATTTTTcttcaaatttattttgcaaatcTGTGTCGTTAATAATCAaatgttttcttctttttcatcgATTTTCATCTCAATGGGATTTAGGTCCGGTGAGCTGGTGTATTAGGGTAATTCGACATTAACTATATTTTATGCTTTCAGTCATGTGAACTCTGTTTCTAAAAGTCTTGTTTTCGTCATAAACCCGAGAGAAGAACTGAAATTGTGTTTCTTCGTTTGAAAATGTAGTGCTCGAAACTTGTGGATCATTCGCTGAAAAAGGAGTGGATAGAAAGTCCATATTAATCAATAATCTATTAATGACTAATTTTATGAAGATaaatgaaacttatgtgagaaTCACTCAGTTTTTATTGTCCTAACATTTAAAAACCGCGCCCTTAATATTTTTGCGAGAATAGAGAGGGCAATGGGAAAAATGGCTGCCCCGACTTTCTAGCTTAATACTTAGCTCAATTTTTCAGCAAACATGAAGACTTAAAACTTTTAAGAAAcatgattttatgcattaaaattttgaaatctGCTTTCAGCCGTTGAAATTGTAGTAATCCCATAAATCGCGCGAGGTagcattttatttaaaaaatgtgggGGTTGATAGGAAAAACAAGTGTTAATAGGAGGGCACCTGAAATCGAGAAGAATCGAAGGAAGCACGCATTGGGGCCGAGTGTGACTCGTTCCCCGTATTTAACATGTTTTGCTCAGGAGGTGGTCGGCCATGGCCAACGTCGACGTCCAATATTAAACCCGCAGTAATTTATGTTAGCACGAGCGTGCATAATGCTGTTTGTATAAAGCTGCGCTGCCACGTGTCGGCTCGTGCCGGCGCTGTGTATCACTCCTACCGTCCCTATTCTTGCTGCTAGCTCGGTATACTACACTCGTCCGTGGACACGTTACTGCGATTTTAAATGTCCAATTGTTTGCGAAAGATACGGTGCATTGCTCCATCCCGATCCCGTGTGACTTCTGCTACCTATGGACATGCACGCTTAACTATGCCTCTATTAGAATCATACTACGGTCTCTGTCATTCAATTGATCTTTAACCCACGGATGCCGAGAGTTGGATACATTT from Halictus rubicundus isolate RS-2024b chromosome 2, iyHalRubi1_principal, whole genome shotgun sequence carries:
- the LOC143362462 gene encoding cilia- and flagella-associated protein 276; protein product: MEKVYVRNPYPLPEVFREGDWIRQPVLGKKVFPQDRGWTANLKPHERLFAHHTLNSIRKDTRLLRLKVPNDALDLTLTTIYVHNEDTLVPKVYVTMQPESLGKKTWRVLKNKIETYRTPTLSAEDDEKRDEVSMLLEHCYRGPMPERRVHPSSVKLNITGPHSVQSNPGYSRKIDGTFYSI